The following coding sequences lie in one Trichoderma breve strain T069 chromosome 1, whole genome shotgun sequence genomic window:
- a CDS encoding SNARE domain-containing protein, translating to MAVASIQDRTAEFKSVLAQAQRRQSANKVGSQRRSLLNDAQKSAANGDARARRSDFARKAAEIGRGISATMGKLEKLAQLAKRRALFDDRPVEINELTFVIKQDLSSLNQQIGALQTMSKQQHPKADQEGEHNKNVVYLLQGKLTDVSVNFKDVLEARTKNIQASRSRTENFISSVSQHAQPSLQQSASPLYGTPNRASPAPGNDTLSLNPGPMGDQQMLMMEEATTTNSYIQQRGEAIEAIERTINELGGIFSQLATMVSEQSEMIERIDANTEDVVDNVEGAQRELMKYWSRVSSNRWLIAKMFGVLMIFFLLWVLVSG from the exons ATGGCTGTCGCATCTATTCAGGACCGAACCGCCGAGTTCAAGTCGGTCCTCGCCCAGGCCCAGCGTCGCCAGAGTGCGAACAAGGTGGGCTCACAGAGGAGATCGCTGCTCAACGACGCGCAAAAGTCTGCGGCAAATGGAGATGCTCGGGCGAGAAGATCAGACTTTGCCAGAAAGGCGGCAGAGATTGGAAGAGGCATCTCGGCCACCATGggcaagctggagaagttggcgCAAC TCGCAAAGCGTCGTGCCCTCTTTGATGACCGGCCGGTGGAAATCAACGAGCTTACCTTCGTCATCAAGCAAGACTTGTCATCGCTGAACCAGCAGATCGGTGCCCTACAAACAATgtcgaagcagcagcatcccaaGGCCGACCAGGAGGGCGAGCACAACAAAAACGTGGTGTACTTGCTTCAGGGCAAGTTGACTGATGTCTCTGTGAATTTCAAGGACGTGTTGGAGGCTCGAACAAAGAACATCCAGGCGTCGAGGTCACGCACCGAGAACTTTATATCCTCGGTATCTCAGCATGCACAGCCATCACTACAGCAGTCTGCCTCGCCTCTGTACGGAACTCCAAACCGAGCATCGCCCGCGCCTGGCAACGACACTCTCTCCTTAAACCCAGGTCCCATGGGCGACCagcagatgttgatgatggaggaggctaCCACTACCAACTCGTATATTCagcagagaggagaggccatcgaggccatcgagCGAACAATCAACGAGTTGGGAGGAATCTTCAGCCAGCTGGCGACCATGGTTTCTGAGCAGAGCGAAATGATTGAGCGAATCGACGCCAACACAGAAGATGTTGTAGACAATGTGGAGGGGGCGCAGCGCGAACTGATGAAATACTGGTCGCGGGTATCGAGCAACCGATGGCTAATCGCCAAAATGTTTGGAGTTTTGatgattttcttctt ACTATGGGTTCTGGTCTCAGGGTAA
- a CDS encoding aldo/keto reductase family domain-containing protein, with the protein MVTTTFKLNNGLEMPAVGLGTWQSKAGEVQTAVSYALQNGYKLVDGAYCYANEDEVGEGLKEAFAAGVKREDVFVVTKVWATYNTRVEEGLDKSLKSLGLDYVDLLLVHWPVLLNPNGNHDKFPTLPNGKRDVIFDYNHVDGWKQMEAVLKTGKTKAIGVSNYSKKYLEQLIPHATVVPAVNQIENHPSLPQQEIVDFCREHGIHVMAYSPLGSTGSPLMSAEPVIKIAEKKGVSPGTVLLSYHVSRGSTVLAKSVTPTRIKANLEIVALDDEDLKLLNAYSDDLASKGELKRYVYPPFGIDFGFPDKS; encoded by the exons ATGGTTACCACTACATTCAAGCTCAACAATGGCCTGGAGATGCCAGCTGTTGGTCTCG GAACATGGCAGTCCAAGGCCGGTGAGGTTCAGACGGCCGTTTCTTATGCGCTCCAGAACGGATACAAGCTCGTCGACGGCGCTTACTGCTATGCCAACGAGGACGAGGTTGGCGAGGGCCTCAAGGAGGCTTTCGCGGCAGGCGTGAAGCGCGAGGATGTGTTTGTTGTGACAAAGGTGTGGGCAACGTACAACACTCGAGTTGAGGAGGGTCTGGacaagagcttgaagagccTGGGGCTGGATTACGTCgacttgctgctggtg CACTGGCCCGTTCTTCTGAACCCCAATG GTAACCACGACAAGTTCCCTACCCTGCCCAACGGCAAGCGAGATGTCATCTTCGACTACAACCACGTCGATGGCTGGAAGCAAATGGAGGCTGTTCTCAAAACTGGCAAGACCAAGGCCATCGGTGTCAGCAAC TACAGCAAGAAATAcctcgagcagctcatccCACACGCCACCGTTGTCCCCGCCGTCAACCAGATTGAGAATCACCCCAGCCTTCCCCAGCAGGAGATCGTCGACTTCTGTCGCGAGCACGGTATCCATGTCATGGCCTACAGCCCTCTAGGAAGCACAGGCAGCCCTCTGATGAGCGCCGAGCCAGTCATCAAGATtgctgagaagaagggagtTTCTCCAGGCACCGTCCTGCTGAGCTACCACG TGAGCCGTGGCAGCACAGTGCTGGCAAAGTCGGTTACGCCCACTCgcatcaaggccaacctCGAGATTGTCGCcttggacgacgaggatctGAAGCTGTTGAATGCCTACTCGGACGATTTGGCCAGCAAGGGCGAGCTGAAGCGCTACGTCTACCCACCGTTCGGAATCGACTTTGGCTTCCCTGACAAGTCATAG
- a CDS encoding alcohol dehydrogenase groES-like domain-containing protein yields the protein MSVETVKASVLHGEKDLRLEERSLQAPSADEVQIAVQSTGLCGSDLHYFGHFRNGDILVREPLTLGHESSGTVVAVGSGVSNLKPGDRVALEVGLPCESCEYCDSGRYNICRGMKFRSSAKAFPHMQGTLQERINHPARWVHKLPETIPLDLGALIEPLSVAMHAHRRANLTSESTVLVFGAGAVGLLSAAVSKANGATAVVVADIQKDRVDFAVNNGFADAGFVVPMARPQTIEEKLAYAQQVAEQAKAVKVNGKEVGEVGAVYECTGVETCLQSAIYATKPGGKVMIIGMGTPILTLPMSAAALREVDLVGVFRYANTYPAAIEMLSNKPAGLPDLQTLVTHRFKGLDHVKDAFEMAGKIKDGEGKLVIKVVVDMS from the exons ATGTCTGTCGAAACAGTTAAAGCTTCCGTCTTACACGGCGAGAAGGATCTGCGCCTC GAAGAACGCAGTCTCCAAGCTCCCTCTGCGGACGAGGTCCAAATCGCGGTCCAATCCACTGGCCTCTGCGGCTCCGACCTGCACTACTTTGGCCACTTCCGCAATGGCGACATCCTCGTGCGCGAGCCGCTGACGCTGGGCCACGAGTCCAGCGGCACCGTCGTCGCCGTGGGATCTGGTGTCTCGAACCTCAAGCCGGGCGACCGCGTCGCCCTCGAGGTTGGCCTGCCGTGCGAAAGCTGCGAGTACTGCGACAGCGGGAGATACAACATCTGCAGAGGCATGAAGTTTAGAAGCTCGGCCAAGGCGTTTCCTCACATGCAGGGAACGCTGCAGGAGAGAATCAACCACCCTGCGCGATGGGTCCACAA GCTGCCCGAAACCATCCCCCTTGATCTGGGAGCCCTCATCGAGCCTCTCTCCGTCGCCATGCACGCCCACCGCCGCGCAAACCTCACTTCCGAATCCACAgtcctcgtcttcggcgCCGGAGCCGTGGGCCTCCTCTCCGCAGCCGTGAGCAAAGCCAATGGCGCCAccgccgtcgtcgtcgccgacaTCCAAAAGGACCGCGTCGATTTCGCCGTCAACAACGGCTTTGCGGACGCGGGCTTCGTCGTTCCCATGGCGAGGCCGCAGACGATTGAAGAGAAGCTGGCGTATGCGCAGCAGGTCGCGGAGCaggccaaggccgtcaaggtGAATGGCAAGGAGGTCGGCGAGGTTGGCGCCGTGTATGAGTGTACGGGTGTGGAAACTTGCTTGCAGAGCGCAATCTAC GCTACGAAACCTGGTGGAAAGGTCATGATTATCGGCATGGGTACTCCCATCCTCACTCTACCCATGTCTGCGGCCGCCCTTCGGGAAGTCGATCTCGTCGGTGTCTTCAGATACGCCAACACGTATCCCGCGGCCATCGAGATGCTGTCAAACAAGCCAGCAGGTCTGCCAGATCTTCAGACACTGGTCACGCATCGTTTCAAGGGACTTGACCATGTTAAGGATGCGTTTGAAATGGCgggcaagatcaaggatgGGGAGGGCAAGCTGGTTATCAAGGTTGTGGTTGACATGTCATAG
- a CDS encoding enoyl-(Acyl carrier protein) reductase domain-containing protein encodes MASIFSLEGSTALVTGATRGIGQAVAVGLAEAGADIILIQRDTTSTATKEAIEKTGRKAWVFTADLAVQEQVANIAKDVTAAGHKVDILVNCAGIQRRHPCEEFPDNDWNDVLQVNLNSVFTLCRDFGREMLSLPVSAATGRRGSIINFASLLTFQGGFTVPAYAASKGAVGQVTKSFANEWTAKGITVNAIAPGYIETEMNTALLNNPERLASISARIPAGRWGSPEDFKGTVVYLASKASAYVSGHVLVVDGGWMGR; translated from the exons ATGGCTTCCATATTCTCTCTTGAGGGCTCGACTGCTCTCGTCACTGGTGCTACCAGAGGCATTGGCcaggctgttgctgttgggcTCGCCGAGGCCGGCGCAGACATTATCTTGATCCAG AGAGACACCACATCGACGGCGACAAAAGAGGCCATCGAAAAGACTGGCCGCAAGGCATGGGTATTCACGGCTGATCTTGCCGTGCAAGAGCAAGTCGCAAACATCGCCAAGGACGTCACGGCCGCTGGCCACAAGGTTGACATTCTGGTCAACTGTGCCGGCATCCAGAGGAGGCATCCTTGCGAGGAGTTTCCCGACAACGACTGGAACGAT GTTCTGCAAGTCAACCTAAATTCCGTCTTCACCCTCTGCCGCGACTTTGGCCGCGAGATGCTCTCCCTCCCCGTCTCCGCCGCGACCGGCCGCcgcggcagcatcatcaacttcGCCTCGCTGCTGACCTTCCAGGGCGGCTTCACCGTGCCCGCCTATGCGGCGTCCAAGGGAGCCGTGGGCCAGGTCACAAAGTCGTTTGCCAACGAGTGGACGGCCAAGGGCATCACGGTCAACGCCATTGCGCCGGGGTACATCGAGACGGAGATGAACACGGCGCTTCTGAACAACCCGGAGAGACTGGCGAGCATCAGTGCGAGAATCCCGGCGGGTAGATGGGGGTCGCCCGAGGATTTCAAGGGGACGGTGGTGTATCTCGCGAGCAAGGCGAGTGCGTATGTGAGCGGGCATGTCTTAGTGGTGGATGGTGGGTGGATGGGACGGTAG
- a CDS encoding acetyltransferase (GNAT) family domain-containing protein — MIPPITVTTPQDGLFSESLISPDVSASLPQGYQLRALRRTDFNSGFLDCLRVLTTVGDISEEKFQKQYDNMVAREDYYIIVIEDTSREKNAVVATGALIVEHKFIHSLGKVGHIEDIAVSKDQQGKKLGLRLIQALDFVAEKIGCYKSILDCSDANEGFYVKCGFRRAGLQMAHYYEGGKSKH, encoded by the exons ATGATTCCTCCCATCACCGTCACCACCCCTCAGGATGGCCTCTTCTCCGAGTCCCTCATCTCTCCAGATGTCTCTGCCTCATTGCCCCAGGGCTACCAATTGCGAGCCCTTCGCCGCACCGACTTCAACTCGGGCTTCCTCGACTGCCTCCGGGTGCTGACCACGGTCGGCGACATCAGCGAGGAGAAATTCCAGAAGCAGTACGACAACATGGTAGCTCGCGAGGATTACTACATTATTGTCATTGAAGACACCAGCCGCGAGAAGAACGCTGTCGTGGCCACCGGTGCCTTGATAGTCGAGCACAAGTT caTCCACAGCCTGGGCAAGGTCGGCCACATCGAGGACATTGCCGTCTCCAAGGACCAGcagggcaagaagctcgGCCTCCGACTCATCCAGGCCCTCGATTTCGTCGCCGAAAAGATTGGCTGCTACAAGAGCATCCTCGACTGCAGCGACGCCAACGAGGGCTTCTACGTCAAGTGCGGATTCCGACGAGCAGGCCTGCAAATGGCCCATTACTACGAGGGAGGCAAAAGTAAACACTAA